In Porites lutea chromosome 8, jaPorLute2.1, whole genome shotgun sequence, the genomic stretch ttATTCATTTTCTGGGGCTCCCACAAGAAATTAGATGTACATCtatagcctttgaaaaatgtgaaaaagaatgcgatattgtttaaattacaTTGCCTGCACCAAGACTTGCACCCTTGGAGGGGCAAGCTTAAAAGAACTAGAAATATGTTAAGAGTTTTTTTTCTAGAGCAATTAAGGGAATATTTTCAATGGTTTCCAGAAAGTAATATGCAGCGAATTTGTTGCAAACTAGTATGTAGTGAATTCAACAAGACTAGTGAAACCAGTTGTTACCATACAAAGTCATGTGCTAATGAATGAATCTGTCACAATGCCAGGTCAATAATGTCATGGGAAGTGGTTCCTCCATCCCACAGAAAACTTCAGCTTCATCTTTTATCACCAGAGAGGATTAGGGGGTGGATCATCGAAAACCTGCCAAAAGTTCAATATTTAAGGTGATGAGTTATTCAGTTGTGCCTTGTCAGTGTAATAATACATTTACACCCttaaatgaaagaagatcaaCGCAGCTATAGATGCAGCTGTTGCAGTTGTGAAatgaaagcctgaaaaaattcaggctggTTTGGAGTTGGAACCCTTGATCTCTGCAACACCAGTGCAGCACTCTTTGCAACTGGCCAAGTGGAACCTACCCCTAGTGCTACATAACATTGATCAATATTGTAAAATGTCATAAACCACTTTgattaaaaagtaaaataaataaataagtaacaATTTAGAGGTAGCACCTCTGCTAGGTGTTTCTTCAtttacctgattcctggtcgaatttggaatttggaaatgttggttttgaggagagggaaaaaccagagtacccagagaaaaacctctcagagcaaatggggagaaccaacaacaaactctaTACCCATATATCGCTTTGACGCCAGGACTCAAACCCACGCTACATTGATTCCTAACTAGTATAGGAAAAGAGTTTTATCAAATCACACCCAAAAACACCAAACCATGGCTTCTGCACATGCCTGAACTTAGAAAACTGTAATATAGGGTATAAAGAATGAAAGCCAGCTTTGTGCTTGAGATCTGAATAATGTTTTGGATGGCTTTGCCGTTTTCTTGACACCGTGAAGTGGCTTGACCCgcttcaaaatttctttttttgtttgttaacaCTCACTCAATATTTCTTCAATTTTCTGGCCACAGCTCTCTTGAAGGTGCCAGTGATCGTCTTGTGAGTTTTGTGTTATCCTGTCTTCAAGAGGAGAAAGTTGCTAACCCCGAGGGTATGGAACAAATGCTCCAGGATCTCCTTGGTAATGGTAAGATTAAAAACGTGCAGTAGAACTATGTCACCTTTGGCTTATCGTGTTTGTCAAAACACATCCTAATCTGGTGTCCCTGTGGCAcaaaggcagaaattttcgagctATCACAGGCCACTGCAAATTAGCCAcccctattaattttatcagggtCATCCCAGCCGGGAAACTGGACACCCTTTGACTCGATTTTGTTTCTGTAAGTGACGAACGCAGATCCATAATCATTGATTACCTCTAGTCGTAGACAGGGTATATGGCTTTACAGTGAGTTTGGGGGTATGCTTAACCTGGCATGACTGTAATACCATTAATACTGTTTGACTGTGCagtgatttttttcattaattttctccCAAGACCTATTGTTTCTTCTTTACAGGCACTCAGTCATTCGTTTTAAGTTTGTGGAAATTTCTTACTGTTTCCATCGCCAAAGAAAATTGTCAGGTTTGGATTTTTTTCTGTTCTATTCCAGACATGTTAATGCCAAAACAACGTTATCAGTCAGATATATTTTGTTCATTCTTCTAGGCTGGTGTAGAAAAAGCTAAGCAAGATTTGCCTTTGCCAATGGACCGTGTAATAAGTGAGTTATCGCCTCAACAGCGCCTTGCTGTCTATGAGCACGTTGTGGAGGTCAGTAAATCAGCTACTTAAAAACTTAGTGTCATTGTAAAAGATCTTTTTTCCTTTATACTTCTTTCACGAGATAACCCGAGGATCTGGTTCTTGTTGGTGTTCAGTTTTGTTGTAGGCAATCCGCGTTGTTTGGATTCTTGTGGAAAACAGATGATCAAATAAGAGTGATCCTTTCTGTGTAACGGTTACGTGAACAGCCTCAAATTCCTCGTACTACTGCAGTCCATGCATGGATCTAAAACTTTAACACCAGTGAACTAAATCGAATGCTCAGTCTGAAATGGGGTAGGAGGTCGCGGGATTGATACCGGCGCCTGTATCGGTATTTACTGCGGGTCGTAATATAGTTCCCACGGAAGTAGGTACTGCACTACTCCTAGTCCATAGCGTGCTTCTGATGAGCAcgaaaataattattagtactTCATGTAACATGTCAAGCATGAGAGCCAGTGTTTCATCACccgatgaaacaccgagaagagagttgaaaatacgacacgcagcggagtatttttgatgaacttcgaggtgtttcatctggtgatgaaacactgtgtcaaaTGCTTGATTTTACTTCTCCAACAACATGATTTTAGAAGGGGGAAATTTAAGGAtacaaaatgagcatttttttatctgatttccaaacactcattcaaccttaatttcctttgaattttcttcatgaattattGATGGTTTGAGAAGTATTTTGGATGGTatccttggtttgcaaccacgtgacaaggtgACCATGTTGGTggtaaatacaataaaattCTTTTCGAATAATTTACATGAAACTGGGTTttgttcccagaggagagaaggtcgtcacttgtttccatccgccaaactgacattttcctCTCAGTGGCCCTCACAAGAGATTTCACTTTTCTTACATTAAATTTCtctgtctcttgaaatttctgttcataaaagtctaagtctcttcaatttttaagggaaaaaaaattgagaatggCACGAGTAGGATTCGATCGCCTACACCACCAAGGATTTGCTGACAATGGATAGTTTGATTTGAATAAatatagcaacaaccctaaccctaacctaaccctaacccttattTTGTGTACGAATCATTAATCTGTCAACGTCAGTTTGGCGAATGGAAATAAGCGTTGACCAGGAGAGTACTGCTTTTGTCCTTGACCACCAGcatggccaccgtgacgtcacCTGCACACCAGCAAATCTCTCTTCGTCTTACTGAAATAGTTCATTCCGTTTGTGCGCAAAGGTTTCTAAAGCCAAACGAGAAGGACCAAAGGAGGAGCTTGATGCTGAGTTGGATCCAAACCCGAACCAATCAAAAGGTAAAGTCGGACATTTTCACAGGACTTGTAAGCAGAATAACTTTAGTACTGTATTTTGCTGGCTCCTCAGGTGGACTTTTACTGTGAACCACtgatattttgatattttctcCACCACCCTCCATTTGCTTTCCATTTACAGACGAGGACAATAGTCTCCCCAAGTCTCGATTTGAAGTGTTAGCTGAACAGCGCGACTACAAACGCCGACGGCAAAGCTACCGAGCCAAGAATGTTCACATTACTAAAAGAAGTGCGGTAGATGTATGTATTAATACTTTCCTCTTTTAGTTTAAACCCGCCTGTTTTTTCACCGACGTCAACTTCGAGAAGTTCCCCGATAAAAAATTCTAACCAAGGTAATTTTTTATGGTAGCGTTTAACAGAGAAATTCTTTCTTCCAATGGACGAAACAAAGATGGTTGCCTGTCCTTGAAGAGATTCAGAAGTTCTTTAAACTAAAGGAAGCAGAGGGTTAGGAGCTCGAGCCTAAGCATCATCCTTCGGCAAACCCTGGCGTAGATTTTCCTCCGCCTGTTCTTCTCAGGCTGAATTTGGGACATTGATAACTTCCTCTCAATGCTTAAACCCCAAAGATCAACTTCCTCATTTTTCTGTTGTGTCTCTTTAGGTCATGCGTGATCTGATCGAAACACAAATGCATGTCCTGGAGATGCAGCTTAGAGGTGAACATGGTACAAGCGGAAATAATTCAACCGAGGAGGGGACTTCTGAAGATAAGGAGAGTCGGGACGGTAGAACCGACCTAAAGGACTGCAAGAGAAGGGACAGTAGAGATGATGAAGGACTAAGGGAAACAGAAAGAAACAGACGACAACACAACAGAGAGGGAAATAAACGAGTACGATATTACGATGATAGAGATGCTGAAAGCAAAAGATCGAGAAGATAAGCAGAACTTGGCCTATAAAGGAACTAAAAGATGGACAACTGGTGATCAAAAGGCAAAATGGGTAGCAATTGCAGGAAAAAGAAACTaatcatttctcattttttaaaaaatctttgaattttAATTCAACTGTTTAAAACTTACAAATGGCATTCATCTTTCAATCCTATTGATAGCTCAGTGTCCTTTTGTGTCGTTTTCCATTACAGTCATGTTTTGAAAACTGTATGAtgtgctaaaaataaaatgttgcaTTGGATTTGTCCCGTTTTTAATTTTGTACTTCTGGTTAAATACTATGAGAAAGGTAATTGAGATTGTTCATAGTTGTTGTAGCGTAGAAAAAACGTTAACAAAGTTTAAACGTTGAGAGAGTTTCTTGGTACAAAATTATCATTTGCAAGGTCTGTATAACATACTACACCGCTAGGCCAAGTTCCTCGAAAGATGATTATGTTTAACCCTGGagttaagccaaattttaagcaaggttttcttgtctaagaacgtgTAACtagagcttacaaaatactgttgtgccTTTACgtcgaaaaaaaagaaacgataaACGGAATGTTACTCTAAGAAATGCAtgggaaggtaaatacaaaaagtggcaggaacaaaattttaatcctggattagcgctaatcggcctttcggGAACGGGGCCCTGTATGTCAACACTTCTTTTGTGAACCCAAAGAGGTGAATTCATTCCACTTAATCTTCGAAAAGTGAATAATGTTACTAAGACAAGAATAAACTCATTGGTCTttgatttttataaaaaaaaattgtcaaaattgTTCAAAGTTTGAACGTAATGAGCACACCAATCAGAACTTATTTTTCTTGCTTTCCGCCTTGACTCTGATTCAACAGGCGATTCGTAAGGAACAACCATCTTTTCCTCCATCCTGCAACTGATTTCGATGGGTGTACATTAATTTCTTGTCATACTTTCTTTAAGATTCTAGAAGTGTTTTAAAAAGTGTAATGAGGCGAGTATCTTTGACAACCAGCTGTATTGCTTTGATCAGGTGTTGATTACTCTTGTCGTTATAAAGAAGGTCCTTCACACTCCTGAATGCACCTTTTCACGTCTCTATGGACAGTTCCCACTGAGAAAGATTCTCTTTGCCGGAACCAGCTGCAAGAGTCCGCCTGACATCATGACCTGTTGAACAGTAGCACGGTTCCTAGCTCAAAAACCAGACAATTTTGTTTCGTTGGTTGATAGTTTCATTATATCATTTTCCAACCCAAGTAAAACGTTGTTCTTGAATGTATAGTAAACACCGAAAACAAGACAGCTTTCCAATCCCGACCGTCTAACAGACAGTCAATGAAGTGGTAAGGCAAGGTCCAACCCCAGGTGTCCATTGCAAACGATTGACCGTTCATTAACAGTGAGTCACTCTTCTCTAGAACTGTTTCTCTGCTCCTCAGAATACAATCCTTGTCCTGTTTTGCACTCCACCATTTCTGTGATTATGTGCTCGGTTGCCTTGATCAGAAAGGCAAACGAAGCTAAAACCTTTAAACGTTTCTGGTTTGACCCATTCCAAATACTAAACACATCGTGCCTGACAATAACAGTGCGCGCTGATCCGCTTAACAGCGTTCAAGATTTCGATTATACCCCATATTATGAGGTTGGCTCATCGCACTGAATGCATTCAGCAGTTTTTTCACTTGAAGTCTCAACTTGGATTGTGCTATGGTCTATATCGAACTCTTGGCTGCAAATGCGTGAAGCCTCCTCTAAGACCATTTGAGAACTAGTGCTGTCGTCTACAGGGAAGATAAAATGCATGTTAATGTTATCGTATCAGGAGGCGCTGTCCCTGAGGCATTATCGAGATGGGAATTACGAGAAGCTAAGCGATCTCTTTAACCGAAGGACCAAAAGAAGGTACCCCATCCCGAGTGTTGAACTTTCAATACACCTTTGAGATTCCCCTGGGTTAACATTCGGGTCATTTACAACCTGGTTTCGATATATTGCGAAATTCCCAGACGATAAgtggtttcattttttcttccgaCCATCTCAGATGTTTGTCGATACGTAATGATCGGGACAACCCGCAATCTGACCTGACTTGGGtgccagttttgtttttttcgggTGCGACGTTTGCGACGAAAAGCTTCATCGACCGCAGCCGAGCAGGCGAAGAGAGCTAGCAGAGAAGTGGGTCATTATAAAGGCATAACTTAAAACTGGAAACCACGTTTGAAAAACCTCTGTCACCAAGGTTGGATCTTCCCGAAACGGTGTTTTGATTTGTGCATGAGTTTGGAGACTGGAGCCATTAGCAGATTGGTCCCAAGCTAAAAGTACCCCGACGTTCTCCGACACCCCGGACTTGAGTTTTCTTACGTGGCAAATGACTACCTTCCATCGGAGAAATCTAGGAGTCGAAAATGTAGAGACCCTTCCCCGAATAACTTCCGCGAACTATCCCCTCAACTAGGATTTTGGTTTTCATTAGTCGAAGTAATCAAGGAACAGAAATCGCAGATCGTCTGCGATTTTTCCAATATATGAAAGCGAGGCTCATAAACTACCAAAGTTTATTCATGATTGCCGCGTAATTCTGCCAGAACCCAGCACTCTATAGGCTAAAATAACATTTATCAACTCGTACGAAGGCATTGGTCATGAAAAGTACGAGACGAtcttttaaaaccatttttccCTTCAGTCTTGCCGTCCGTCTGTACAGCTTGGTCATGCACCCGTCTGACTCGAAGGAGACTGTTAATAACAACTACGTACCTATCACTAGATGAACTGCAATGGCGGTTGTCCCAACTGTAAGTGACCATACGTGAAGATCATGAACCGCTAACACTCCGGGAATTTCTAGAAGACTCGCTTTTAAATTACTAAAACTGAGGCCTTTTGGAACTCCTGTGGAGCGAAATAACCAAGGAAATTGGCACCGTCAGTTCTAATTCTAAGAGATAGtgtagagagatttagaatcacgtttgcgtaccacgtgaccaagtttcgcCTTTCCTAATTTCGTTCACTCCCTATTATATCTACACAGGAATATCCAGACTAGTTTCATGCAAAGTTAATCATTCATAGGAATTTTTTGGCCTCCTTtatttgattttagctgatccTTTCCTAATTTGACGAAACGTCAATTGAACCTCACGTTTACCCTTTGCCTTAAAATGACACTTGGTCGCTACACCTCGTATAGGGTAATTATCCATAATACATGTAATGGTGTTTTAGAGCTTACCTTCCATAAGGACAATAACAGCATCTTTCAGAATAGCTAATGTGGTTCCTAACACGATCACAGAGAACACAAAAGTACAAATAGGATCTGCAATCTCCCATGAAGGCTAtaggagaaaaaacaaacaaacaaaagaaaaattttaaa encodes the following:
- the LOC140946260 gene encoding uncharacterized protein, which gives rise to MADKEKCREECITELSSFLTETARKVESILQKLKWKKETLLKEANKSKIVHCPVNPSHRISTSRFEKHLSVCQYTSKGLKPQDVSPSPEFFYQTSKSVIPVFIEANSACSDQSRDKEETVGDTSTDNEIRSIMSWEVVPPSHRKLQLHLLSPERIRGWIIENLPKVQYLSSLEGASDRLVSFVLSCLQEEKVANPEGMEQMLQDLLGNGTQSFVLSLWKFLTVSIAKENCQAGVEKAKQDLPLPMDRVISELSPQQRLAVYEHVVEVSKAKREGPKEELDAELDPNPNQSKDEDNSLPKSRFEVLAEQRDYKRRRQSYRAKNVHITKRSAVDVMRDLIETQMHVLEMQLRGEHGTSGNNSTEEGTSEDKESRDGRTDLKDCKRRDSRDDEGLRETERNRRQHNREGNKRVRYYDDRDAESKRSRR